In Nicotiana tabacum cultivar K326 chromosome 2, ASM71507v2, whole genome shotgun sequence, the following proteins share a genomic window:
- the LOC142166297 gene encoding uncharacterized protein LOC142166297, translated as MPAYAEFLKEILSSKRKLEETTMVKLNAHCSSILQNKISQKCGDLGSFTIPCSLESEKFDKALCDYGASINIMPLFVFRKLEDELGVEKFVFPIDFIVVDMKVNMEMKMMMKYPNDEASAYSCFKLDVVGELAKKYKFDKLVGDTLERCITQSNTVKDEDPEIKKEAETLKTKDQVINEEELKEEASKPSVELKVLPTHLKYAFLETSNFPVIISAYLTGTQKQKLVSC; from the exons ATGCCTGCTTATGCTGAGTTCTTAAAGGAAATCTTGTCTAGCAAGAGGAAGTTGGAGGAGACAACAATGGTAAAGCTAAATGCCCATTGCAGTTCCATATTGCAAAATAAAATTTCCCAAAAGTGTGGGGACCTAGGAAGCTTCACCATACCATGCTCGTTAGAGAGTGAGAAATTCGACAAGGCCCTCTGTGATTATGGTGCTTCTATAAATATAATGCCTTTGTTTGTATTCAGGAAACTGGAAGATGAGCTTGGA GTAGAGAAGTTTGTGTTCCCCATAGACTTTATTGTGGTGGATATGAAAGTGAATATGGAG atgaagatgatgatgaaatacCCCAATGATGAGGCGTCTGCCTACTCGTGCTTCAAGCTAGATGTTGTCGGGGAATTGGctaaaaaatataagtttgacAAGCTTGTGGGGGATACTTTAGAGAGATGTATTACTCAGTCTAACACCGTAAAGGATGAAGATCCTGAAATAAAGAAAGAGGCTGAAACTCTTAAAACTAAGGATCAAGTGATTAATGAGGAGGAACTAAAAGAGGAGGCTTCTAAGCCTAGTGTGGAATTGAAAGTCCTCCCTACTCACTTGAAATATGCTTTTCTTGAAACTAGCAATTTTCCTGTGATTATTTCTGCTTACTTGACAGGTACACAAAAGCAAAAGCTAGTGAGCTGCTGA